The Psychrobacillus sp. FSL K6-2836 nucleotide sequence GAGCGATATTGATTTTATTGTTTTATTGAAGCGAACAGTAAACAAACAAGAAATAGAAATTCTAAAAGATATTCATATTCAATTATCTAATGAAAACATCGGAGCACGTTTGGATGGAATGTATGTATTAAAAGATGATATTGGAAAAATAAATGATAGTTTAGCTCCTTATCCTTACTGCTCGGATGGGTGTCTAGAGGTTGGTCATTGGGATATTAATCATGTAACTTGGTGGGTTTTAAAGGAGTACGGAATTGTACTACAAGGAACACCAATTATAGAGCTAGATATTGCGACTAAGTGGGAAGATGTCTTCAATACATTAAAATATAATATAAATGAGTATTGGTACTGTAAAGCGAAAGAAGTAAAGATTTCAGTATCGGATGAAATGGTGGAATCCAGTACTGCTACTATTTGTAGGATTCTTTACTCCTTAGAGAATGGTCAAATTATTTCCAAGAAAAGAGCATTGGAAACAGGCTTGAAGACGTTGCCTGAACATTGGCATCTATTATTGAAAGAAGGATGGAGAATTCGTACGTCTGTGCATTCAAAATCATTGTTTGATACAGAATCCCTTCGTGCAGAAGCTTGTCGAGAATTCGTTTTATATGCACATGAATTATGTAAGGAAAGATATTTTTCGGAGGTATAAGGATGGAGTATAGACAATTAGTAGCTGAAGATGCGAGTGCATATTGGAAGTTAAGATTAGAAGCATTACAAAATAGCCCAGAAGCATTTGGCACGAGCTATGAAGAAGCAATTCAACGGGACAACCCAATTGAACGAGTAAAGGACAATTTAAAGGTAAAGGGAAATTATACGTTTGGGGCATTCGATCAGTATAAACTAATCGGAATGGTCACT carries:
- a CDS encoding aminoglycoside adenylyltransferase domain-containing protein, with translation MKQSLPQEVHQLMQAFLHLLNTYFSKDLMEGVYIYGSTALGAFEQGKSDIDFIVLLKRTVNKQEIEILKDIHIQLSNENIGARLDGMYVLKDDIGKINDSLAPYPYCSDGCLEVGHWDINHVTWWVLKEYGIVLQGTPIIELDIATKWEDVFNTLKYNINEYWYCKAKEVKISVSDEMVESSTATICRILYSLENGQIISKKRALETGLKTLPEHWHLLLKEGWRIRTSVHSKSLFDTESLRAEACREFVLYAHELCKERYFSEV